The Polymorphobacter megasporae genome window below encodes:
- a CDS encoding MotA/TolQ/ExbB proton channel family protein yields the protein METVATTNPYGLMQALQQGGIITQAIFGVLVVMSLGSWYIILTKWWDQRKVLADAGELEKKFWAAPSLKDGASKLGKNSAFRQIVDDGLRASEHHEGRLTDKIDQHEWVTMALNRSNASVVSKLQGGLAFLASVGSTAPFVGLMGTVIGIYRALINIGIAGQASIDKVAGPVGEALIMTALGLFVAVPAVLGYNYLIRRNKSVTEKLGDFASDVHGYLMSGARVPSETMVVSGKPVVAR from the coding sequence ATGGAAACCGTTGCTACGACCAACCCCTACGGCCTGATGCAGGCCCTGCAACAGGGCGGTATCATCACCCAGGCGATTTTCGGCGTTCTCGTCGTCATGTCGCTCGGTTCGTGGTACATCATCCTGACCAAGTGGTGGGACCAGCGGAAGGTGCTTGCCGACGCCGGTGAGCTCGAGAAGAAGTTCTGGGCCGCGCCCAGCCTCAAGGACGGCGCATCGAAGCTCGGCAAGAACAGCGCGTTCCGCCAGATCGTCGACGACGGCCTGCGCGCTTCGGAGCATCACGAAGGCCGCCTGACCGACAAGATCGATCAGCACGAGTGGGTGACGATGGCGCTCAACCGTTCGAACGCGAGCGTCGTGTCGAAGCTCCAGGGCGGTCTCGCCTTCCTCGCCTCGGTCGGTTCAACCGCTCCGTTCGTCGGTCTTATGGGCACCGTCATCGGTATTTACCGCGCGCTGATCAACATCGGCATCGCCGGTCAGGCATCGATCGACAAGGTTGCCGGCCCGGTCGGTGAAGCGCTGATCATGACCGCGCTCGGCCTGTTCGTCGCCGTTCCCGCCGTGCTCGGGTACAACTACCTGATCCGCCGCAACAAGTCGGTCACCGAAAAGCTCGGCGACTTCGCCTCGGACGTCCACGGCTACCTGATGTCGGGTGCTCGCGTCCCCTCGGAGACGATGGTCGTTTCGGGCAAGCCCGTAGTCGCGCGTTGA
- a CDS encoding dihydroneopterin aldolase translates to MTDLAGLIPASLTPRTRKIVLEDFDLPVDIGFHAFEIGTPQRLRINVEVWLDAENFPESDTVAEAWDYDALRTGIVAIVAGRRFNLQETVCRAVYDHVAARRGVTGIRVSTRKPDIYADCAAVGVEIASF, encoded by the coding sequence ATGACCGACCTCGCGGGCCTGATCCCGGCCTCCCTCACGCCGCGTACGCGCAAAATCGTCCTCGAAGACTTCGACCTACCGGTCGACATCGGTTTCCACGCCTTCGAGATCGGCACGCCGCAGCGGCTGCGGATCAATGTCGAGGTCTGGCTCGACGCCGAGAATTTCCCCGAATCCGATACCGTCGCAGAAGCGTGGGATTACGACGCGCTGCGCACCGGGATCGTCGCGATCGTCGCCGGACGCCGGTTCAATCTCCAGGAGACCGTCTGCCGCGCGGTGTACGACCATGTTGCGGCGCGGCGCGGCGTCACCGGGATCCGCGTATCGACGCGCAAACCCGACATCTACGCCGATTGCGCCGCGGTCGGGGTCGAGATCGCGTCCTTCTAG
- a CDS encoding molybdenum cofactor biosynthesis protein MoaE, translating to MIAVRVQAEPIDSAAAIAALTKDRDDVGAVVTFTGFVRADDDLIALTLEHYPAMTERALAAIAAEAEVRWPVTGGSVVHRVGRMLPGEAIVLVAVASAHRAAAFEACAFLMDWLKTKAPFWKSEERAGGATWVEAKASDDTAAARWN from the coding sequence GTGATCGCCGTCCGCGTCCAAGCCGAGCCGATCGACTCCGCCGCCGCGATCGCCGCGCTGACCAAAGACCGTGACGACGTCGGCGCGGTCGTCACCTTCACCGGCTTCGTCCGCGCCGACGATGACCTGATCGCGCTGACCCTTGAGCACTACCCAGCCATGACCGAACGCGCCCTCGCCGCGATCGCCGCCGAGGCCGAGGTGCGCTGGCCCGTCACCGGCGGCAGCGTCGTCCACCGCGTCGGACGGATGCTGCCCGGCGAGGCGATCGTCCTCGTCGCCGTCGCCAGCGCCCACCGCGCCGCCGCATTCGAGGCGTGCGCCTTCCTGATGGACTGGCTCAAGACCAAGGCCCCGTTCTGGAAGTCGGAGGAGCGCGCCGGGGGAGCAACTTGGGTCGAGGCCAAAGCGAGCGACGACACCGCCGCCGCTCGCTGGAACTAA
- a CDS encoding nitroreductase: protein MQVSDAVASRRSVRGFLPDPVDAAVIRRVLATAARSPSGGNLQPWHIDVVAGEPLAELKAIMLDRVRAAPGGEGSEYDIYPKTLPERQRTYRFEVGEDLYGALGIPREDKMARMMWFARNFQFFGAPMALFCSVDRGMGPPQWSDLGMFLQTVMLLLREEGLDSCAQECWAVYPQTVGKFIDLPPERMLFCGMAIGHADPADPVNAMRARRAAVEDFATFRGL, encoded by the coding sequence ATGCAGGTCAGTGATGCGGTGGCGAGCCGCCGGTCGGTCCGTGGGTTCCTGCCCGACCCGGTCGACGCCGCGGTGATCCGACGCGTCCTCGCGACAGCGGCACGGTCACCGTCGGGGGGCAATCTCCAGCCTTGGCACATCGACGTCGTTGCGGGCGAACCGCTGGCCGAGCTGAAGGCGATCATGCTCGACCGCGTCCGGGCGGCGCCGGGCGGCGAGGGGAGCGAGTACGACATCTATCCCAAGACCTTGCCCGAGCGGCAGCGGACTTATCGCTTCGAGGTCGGCGAGGATTTGTACGGCGCGCTCGGCATTCCGCGCGAGGACAAGATGGCGCGGATGATGTGGTTCGCGCGCAACTTCCAGTTCTTCGGCGCGCCGATGGCGTTGTTCTGCTCGGTCGACCGGGGGATGGGGCCGCCGCAATGGTCGGATCTCGGCATGTTCCTCCAGACGGTGATGCTGCTGCTGCGGGAGGAGGGGCTCGATAGTTGCGCGCAGGAGTGTTGGGCGGTGTATCCGCAGACAGTGGGGAAATTCATCGACCTGCCGCCCGAGCGAATGCTGTTCTGCGGCATGGCGATCGGCCACGCCGACCCCGCCGATCCGGTCAACGCGATGCGTGCGCGCCGCGCCGCGGTTGAGGATTTCGCAACCTTTCGAGGGCTTTAG
- the uvrC gene encoding excinuclease ABC subunit UvrC has protein sequence MALPPPPDRFSEDISASTVRGRETPDIDAGVAAIRNVLRTLPARPGVYRMLDSGGDVLYVGKARALKARVTNYTQVTRLPRRLQRMVAQTRSMTIVTTNSESEALLLEAQLIKRFRPAYNVLLRDDKSFPFIFLREDHAFPRISKHRGARGGKGIYYGPFASAGAVNTTLNALQKVFLLRSCSDSFFANRSRPCLLHQIKRCSAPCVDRIEPDAYAELVDDAKAFLSGKSQEVQRKLGGLMETAAAAYDFELAAVFRDRLRALTYIQGSQAINAADAATDADIVALACSAGVMCIQVFFIRGGQNWGHRAFFPAHTTEVAEDEVLAAFLAQFYDDVPVPREVLLDRTLDEMTLLADALSERAGKRVGLRAPQRGSSKRLVEQATRNAKEALDRHLAESTTQGKLLAELAELFDLAAPPQRIEVYDNSHIQGTAALGAMIVAGPEGFRKNAYRKFNMKDPSITPGDDFAMMKAMLGRRFVRLEKEDPDRTSGDWPDLLLIDGGRGQLNAVLEVMGELGVFNVCVVGVAKGPDRNAGRETFYLPNGREMTLPPNTPVLFFLQRLRDEAHRFAIGAHRAKRSKAIVANPLDDVPGIGPARKRALLMHFGTSRAVRGATLADLEKAPGISKGMAAALHGHFHPKG, from the coding sequence ATGGCCCTGCCCCCGCCCCCCGACCGCTTTTCCGAGGACATCTCGGCGTCCACCGTCCGGGGGCGCGAGACGCCCGACATCGATGCGGGCGTCGCGGCGATCCGCAACGTGCTGCGGACGCTCCCCGCGCGCCCGGGGGTCTACCGGATGCTCGATAGCGGCGGCGACGTTCTGTATGTCGGCAAGGCGCGCGCATTGAAGGCGCGGGTGACCAACTACACCCAGGTCACCCGCCTACCCCGCCGCCTCCAGCGGATGGTCGCGCAGACGCGGTCGATGACGATCGTGACAACGAATTCGGAGAGCGAGGCGCTGCTGCTCGAGGCGCAGCTGATCAAGCGCTTCCGCCCGGCGTACAACGTCCTGCTGCGCGACGACAAAAGCTTCCCGTTCATCTTCCTGCGCGAGGACCACGCCTTTCCGCGGATCTCGAAGCACCGCGGTGCGCGGGGCGGCAAGGGCATTTATTACGGGCCGTTCGCCAGCGCCGGCGCGGTCAATACGACGCTCAACGCGCTGCAAAAGGTTTTCCTGCTGCGGTCGTGCTCGGATTCGTTCTTCGCCAACCGCTCGCGGCCGTGCCTGCTCCACCAGATCAAGCGCTGCTCTGCGCCGTGCGTCGATCGGATCGAGCCCGACGCCTATGCCGAGCTTGTCGACGACGCCAAGGCGTTCCTGTCGGGCAAGAGCCAGGAGGTCCAGCGCAAGCTCGGCGGGCTGATGGAGACCGCGGCGGCGGCGTACGACTTCGAACTTGCAGCGGTATTCCGCGACCGGCTACGCGCGCTGACCTACATCCAGGGCAGCCAGGCGATCAACGCTGCCGACGCCGCGACCGATGCCGATATCGTCGCGCTCGCGTGCAGCGCCGGGGTAATGTGCATCCAGGTGTTCTTCATCCGCGGCGGGCAGAACTGGGGGCACCGCGCCTTCTTCCCCGCGCACACCACCGAGGTCGCCGAGGACGAGGTGTTGGCGGCCTTCCTCGCGCAATTCTACGACGACGTGCCGGTGCCGCGCGAAGTGTTGCTCGACCGCACCCTCGACGAGATGACGCTCCTCGCCGATGCGCTGTCGGAGCGTGCGGGCAAGCGCGTCGGCCTCCGCGCGCCGCAACGTGGATCGTCGAAGCGCCTCGTGGAACAGGCGACGCGCAACGCGAAGGAGGCACTCGACCGCCACCTTGCCGAATCGACGACGCAGGGGAAGCTGCTCGCCGAGTTGGCCGAGCTTTTCGATCTCGCCGCGCCGCCGCAGCGGATCGAGGTCTACGACAACAGCCACATCCAGGGGACCGCCGCGCTCGGCGCGATGATCGTCGCCGGACCCGAGGGCTTCCGCAAGAACGCGTATCGCAAGTTCAACATGAAGGACCCCAGCATCACGCCGGGTGACGACTTCGCGATGATGAAGGCGATGCTCGGGCGGCGCTTCGTCCGGCTCGAAAAGGAAGATCCCGACCGCACCAGCGGTGACTGGCCCGACCTGCTGCTGATCGACGGCGGACGCGGGCAGTTGAATGCGGTGCTCGAGGTCATGGGCGAACTCGGCGTGTTCAACGTCTGCGTCGTCGGCGTGGCGAAGGGCCCCGACCGCAACGCCGGGCGCGAGACCTTCTACCTGCCCAACGGCCGCGAAATGACGCTGCCGCCGAACACACCGGTGCTGTTCTTCCTCCAGCGGCTGCGTGACGAAGCGCATCGCTTCGCCATCGGCGCGCATCGGGCGAAGCGGTCGAAGGCGATCGTCGCCAACCCGCTCGACGACGTCCCAGGCATCGGCCCGGCGCGTAAGCGCGCGCTGCTGATGCATTTCGGCACGTCGCGAGCGGTGCGCGGGGCGACGCTTGCCGACCTCGAGAAGGCCCCCGGCATCAGCAAGGGCATGGCGGCCGCGTTGCACGGGCACTTCCATCCGAAGGGCTAG
- a CDS encoding glutathione S-transferase family protein → MTLTLYTAATPNGYKVSVALEELELAYDVRKLDLMAGEQKQQWYLDICPNGRVPAIVDHDVPGGFPVFESGACLIYLAEKTGRLMPSDALGRSRVLQWLMFQMGGVGPMMGQANVFFRYFPEKIPAAIARYQGEGRRLFTVLDGQLAKTEYLAGDDYSIADIANWCWTRTAAWSGIDTEGLPNLARWHETIAARPAAQRGIVVPEDASAKMKGGDDAKKFADRARSIVEMGKPAT, encoded by the coding sequence ATGACCCTGACGCTTTACACTGCGGCAACGCCCAACGGGTATAAGGTATCCGTCGCGCTCGAGGAGCTCGAGCTCGCCTATGACGTCCGCAAGCTCGACCTGATGGCAGGCGAGCAGAAGCAGCAATGGTATCTCGATATCTGCCCGAACGGACGCGTTCCGGCGATCGTCGACCATGACGTGCCCGGCGGCTTCCCGGTCTTCGAATCGGGCGCGTGCCTGATCTACCTCGCCGAGAAGACCGGGCGGCTGATGCCGTCCGACGCGCTCGGGCGCAGCCGCGTGCTCCAGTGGTTGATGTTCCAGATGGGCGGCGTCGGCCCGATGATGGGACAGGCGAACGTCTTCTTCCGCTATTTCCCCGAGAAGATTCCCGCCGCGATCGCGCGCTATCAGGGCGAAGGCCGCCGCCTGTTCACCGTCCTCGACGGCCAGCTCGCAAAGACCGAGTATCTCGCGGGCGACGACTATAGCATCGCCGACATCGCCAACTGGTGCTGGACGCGGACCGCCGCATGGTCGGGCATCGACACCGAGGGTCTGCCCAACCTGGCGCGCTGGCACGAGACGATCGCGGCTCGCCCGGCGGCGCAGCGCGGGATCGTCGTGCCCGAAGACGCGAGCGCCAAGATGAAAGGGGGCGACGACGCCAAGAAGTTCGCCGACCGGGCGCGGTCGATCGTCGAGATGGGCAAGCCCGCAACCTAA
- the yaaA gene encoding peroxide stress protein YaaA, whose protein sequence is MLAVLSPAKTLDLETPVPAVDATEPRFIAEAERLAKVAAKLRPSALRKLMHISEALAELNAARFKAFETPFTPENARPALYTFDGDVYSGLDGPAMTAETVDFAQDHVRILSGLYGVLRPLDLMQAYRLEMGIKLPVGRTKTLVDFWGERIAKALAEDLADHDDKTLINLASVEYFDAVAVDKLPGKVIAIDFRDNDGGALRFNTFIAKKARGAMARFMCDERLDHPDGLKHFTAEGYKFDARRSDDERWTFIRAKS, encoded by the coding sequence ATGCTTGCTGTCCTTTCCCCCGCCAAGACCCTCGATCTCGAGACCCCGGTGCCCGCGGTCGACGCGACCGAGCCGCGCTTCATCGCCGAGGCGGAACGGCTGGCCAAGGTCGCGGCCAAGCTGCGGCCATCGGCGTTGCGCAAGCTGATGCACATTTCGGAAGCGCTCGCCGAGCTCAACGCGGCGCGGTTCAAGGCGTTCGAGACGCCGTTCACGCCCGAAAACGCCCGACCTGCGCTATATACGTTCGACGGCGACGTCTATTCGGGGCTCGACGGACCGGCGATGACTGCGGAAACCGTCGATTTCGCGCAGGATCACGTCCGCATCCTGTCGGGTCTGTACGGCGTGTTGCGCCCGCTCGACCTGATGCAGGCGTACCGGCTCGAAATGGGAATCAAGCTTCCGGTCGGCCGGACGAAGACGCTCGTCGATTTCTGGGGCGAACGGATCGCGAAGGCATTGGCCGAGGACCTTGCCGACCATGACGACAAAACGCTGATCAACCTCGCCAGCGTCGAATATTTCGATGCGGTCGCGGTCGATAAATTACCGGGCAAAGTCATCGCGATCGATTTTCGCGACAACGACGGCGGCGCGCTGCGCTTCAATACCTTCATCGCGAAAAAGGCGCGCGGCGCCATGGCGCGATTCATGTGCGACGAGCGGCTCGATCACCCCGACGGTCTCAAGCACTTCACCGCCGAGGGCTACAAATTCGATGCGCGGCGGTCGGATGACGAACGTTGGACATTCATCCGGGCAAAGTCCTGA
- the pgsA gene encoding CDP-diacylglycerol--glycerol-3-phosphate 3-phosphatidyltransferase, which yields MSSLPNLLTLSRIFAVPLLVALLWDPGVAAILAAFVVFSVAGATDYLDGYLARARGTVSKLGVFLDPVADKIMVAATIVMLVHVGAIHGLAVIAALVILLREITVSGLREFLAGLQVSLPVSALAKWKTAFQMIALGALILGVATPKIAPWLPAPLVGLWCLWLAAGLTVVTGYDYLRVGLKHMDT from the coding sequence TTGTCCAGCCTCCCCAATCTCCTGACGCTCAGCCGGATCTTCGCGGTCCCCTTGCTCGTCGCCCTGCTGTGGGATCCCGGGGTCGCGGCGATCCTTGCGGCGTTCGTCGTCTTCTCGGTCGCCGGAGCGACCGACTATCTCGACGGCTATCTCGCCCGGGCGCGCGGCACGGTGTCGAAGCTCGGGGTGTTCCTCGATCCGGTCGCCGACAAGATCATGGTCGCGGCGACGATCGTCATGCTCGTCCATGTCGGCGCGATCCACGGGCTGGCGGTGATCGCCGCGCTCGTCATCCTGCTCCGCGAGATCACCGTCTCCGGCCTGCGCGAATTCCTCGCCGGGCTGCAGGTGTCGCTCCCGGTCAGCGCGCTGGCGAAGTGGAAGACCGCGTTCCAGATGATCGCGCTCGGTGCGCTGATCCTCGGCGTCGCCACCCCGAAGATCGCGCCATGGCTGCCCGCGCCGCTCGTCGGGCTGTGGTGCCTGTGGCTCGCCGCGGGGCTGACCGTAGTCACCGGCTACGACTATCTCCGTGTCGGCCTCAAGCACATGGACACATGA
- a CDS encoding ExbD/TolR family protein, with protein MAISSGGGGEGSPMMDINTTPLIDVMLVLLIMFIITIPIQTHAVKLDLPPPNPNPSDVKPDFNQVNIDFLGAIYWNNKEVTLPQLIGYMKQAVAMPVEPELRLKPDALAKYVVVDEVMAAAQRSGVKKMGFVGNEAYANQ; from the coding sequence ATGGCGATTAGTTCCGGTGGTGGCGGCGAAGGCAGCCCGATGATGGACATCAACACGACTCCGTTGATCGACGTCATGCTCGTCCTGCTGATCATGTTCATCATCACGATTCCGATCCAGACGCATGCGGTCAAGCTCGACCTGCCGCCGCCCAACCCCAATCCGTCGGACGTCAAGCCCGACTTCAACCAGGTCAACATCGACTTCCTCGGTGCGATCTACTGGAACAACAAGGAAGTCACGCTTCCCCAGTTGATCGGCTACATGAAGCAGGCGGTGGCGATGCCGGTCGAACCCGAGCTCCGGCTGAAGCCCGATGCTTTGGCAAAGTACGTCGTGGTCGACGAGGTCATGGCAGCGGCGCAGCGTTCGGGCGTCAAGAAGATGGGCTTCGTCGGGAATGAGGCTTACGCGAACCAATAG
- a CDS encoding energy transducer TonB, translating to MIGLGIAVIIHIFLGYALITGLALKMVKHIVGPLETVNIKEEAPPPDEPPPPPPKDIEIPPFVPPPEVTVQNDSPPPPTITTQNVAPPPPVTYVAPPAPVAAPAPPAPTGPTQAATANPRSLEVSEDDYPPASLRAEEEGRTVITIGISAQGKVDTCAVTTSSGFPKLDEKTCQIAQRRFRFKPALQNGTPVASTKVLPIRWQIRK from the coding sequence ATGATCGGTCTCGGCATCGCCGTGATCATTCACATCTTCCTCGGCTATGCGCTCATAACCGGACTCGCGCTGAAGATGGTCAAGCACATCGTCGGACCGCTCGAGACGGTCAACATCAAGGAAGAGGCGCCGCCGCCCGACGAACCGCCGCCGCCGCCGCCGAAGGACATCGAGATTCCGCCGTTCGTTCCGCCCCCGGAAGTGACCGTCCAGAACGACAGTCCGCCGCCGCCGACGATCACGACGCAGAACGTCGCGCCGCCGCCGCCGGTGACGTATGTCGCTCCGCCGGCTCCGGTTGCTGCGCCTGCGCCGCCCGCTCCGACGGGTCCGACCCAGGCCGCGACCGCCAATCCGCGCAGTCTCGAAGTTTCGGAGGATGACTATCCGCCGGCTTCGCTCCGCGCCGAGGAGGAGGGCCGGACGGTCATCACGATCGGGATCAGTGCACAGGGCAAGGTCGATACCTGCGCGGTGACGACGTCGAGCGGCTTTCCGAAGCTCGACGAGAAGACCTGCCAGATCGCGCAGCGTCGCTTCCGCTTCAAGCCTGCACTCCAGAACGGAACGCCGGTCGCATCGACGAAAGTCCTGCCGATCCGCTGGCAGATCCGTAAATAA
- a CDS encoding ExbD/TolR family protein — MSMNVGSPDESGEEGPMTDINTTPLVDVMLVLLIIFLITVPVVIQTIPLSLPKVANLPTTTKPENVLLSVDAACNTYWGQQKIATKQELLDRSVAALRAEIKRQKDAGSKQELPEVHIRGDANMEYRCVGGVIYTLQRAGFQKIGFISEPPAGTITER, encoded by the coding sequence ATGTCGATGAATGTCGGATCACCGGACGAAAGCGGTGAAGAAGGGCCGATGACCGACATCAACACGACGCCGCTCGTCGACGTCATGCTGGTGCTGCTGATCATCTTCCTGATCACCGTTCCGGTCGTCATCCAGACGATCCCGTTGTCGCTGCCGAAGGTCGCCAATCTGCCGACGACGACCAAGCCCGAGAACGTGTTGCTGTCGGTCGATGCCGCCTGCAACACGTACTGGGGTCAGCAGAAGATCGCGACGAAGCAGGAACTCCTCGATCGCTCGGTCGCGGCGCTCCGTGCTGAAATCAAGCGGCAGAAGGATGCGGGCTCGAAGCAGGAACTGCCCGAGGTCCATATCCGCGGTGACGCCAACATGGAATATCGCTGCGTCGGGGGTGTGATCTACACGCTCCAGCGCGCGGGCTTCCAGAAGATCGGCTTCATCTCGGAGCCGCCTGCCGGCACGATCACCGAACGTTAA
- a CDS encoding MAPEG family protein, with protein MTHYLPLTEGALIAALAIYVWSGIRVSQARTKFGVMAPTVTGAPEFERAFRAQQNTVEQMVLFVPLLGLAALFWGDLWAGLYGAIWSVGRLIYIETYIRAAGKRSLGFLLSGVLSLIVLIAVIVSFGLHQFGIG; from the coding sequence GTGACGCACTACCTGCCACTAACCGAAGGCGCGCTCATCGCCGCGCTCGCAATCTACGTCTGGTCGGGGATCCGTGTCAGCCAGGCGCGCACCAAGTTCGGCGTCATGGCCCCGACCGTGACCGGGGCCCCGGAGTTCGAGCGGGCGTTTCGTGCGCAGCAGAACACCGTCGAGCAGATGGTGTTGTTCGTGCCGCTCCTCGGCCTTGCGGCGTTGTTCTGGGGCGACCTGTGGGCAGGGCTTTACGGGGCGATCTGGAGCGTCGGGCGGCTGATCTACATCGAGACGTACATCCGCGCCGCCGGCAAGCGCTCGCTCGGCTTCCTGCTGTCGGGCGTGCTGTCGTTGATCGTCCTGATCGCCGTCATCGTCAGCTTCGGCCTTCACCAGTTCGGGATCGGCTAA
- the moaD gene encoding molybdopterin converting factor subunit 1, translating to MIDLVYFAWVRERIGVDGEVLPLPPGAATVGDLLDWLATRSPGHAAALGDHTAIRVAVDQAFVGLDAAITDGVEVAIFPPVTGG from the coding sequence ATGATCGACCTCGTCTATTTCGCGTGGGTCCGCGAGCGGATCGGGGTCGACGGCGAGGTGCTGCCGCTGCCGCCCGGAGCCGCGACGGTCGGCGATCTGCTCGACTGGCTCGCCACCCGCTCCCCCGGCCACGCCGCCGCGCTGGGCGACCACACGGCGATCCGCGTCGCGGTCGACCAGGCGTTCGTCGGGCTCGATGCGGCCATCACCGACGGTGTCGAAGTCGCGATCTTCCCCCCGGTCACCGGAGGGTGA
- a CDS encoding DUF2147 domain-containing protein, with amino-acid sequence MHRLPLVVLAALASVAAVTPLHAAGITGTWHNPAGSVEVAMAPCGPRLCGTVVRANDKARDDAARGGTDQLVGTQLFRGLAADGPDHWTGEVFVPDIGQTVAGTLAQVGPNALEVSGCVIPGLVCQTQTWTRVAARR; translated from the coding sequence ATGCACCGTCTGCCGCTCGTCGTTCTTGCCGCCCTTGCCAGTGTCGCCGCCGTGACGCCGCTCCACGCCGCGGGGATCACCGGAACATGGCACAACCCGGCGGGCAGCGTCGAGGTGGCGATGGCGCCGTGCGGCCCGCGCCTGTGCGGCACCGTCGTCCGGGCGAACGACAAGGCCCGCGACGACGCCGCGCGGGGCGGCACCGACCAGCTCGTCGGCACGCAATTGTTTCGCGGTCTGGCCGCCGATGGTCCCGACCACTGGACCGGCGAAGTCTTCGTGCCCGACATCGGCCAGACCGTCGCCGGCACGCTGGCGCAAGTCGGCCCGAACGCGCTCGAAGTCAGCGGCTGCGTCATTCCCGGGCTCGTCTGCCAGACGCAGACGTGGACGCGAGTCGCCGCGCGCCGCTAG
- a CDS encoding SDR family NAD(P)-dependent oxidoreductase produces MTAQPLNRSAIVTGGAKRIGAELVRALAADGWHVVIHCHASTSEADALRDELIAAGGAASVIACDLIDPDATAKIVAAAVAAAPPGLLVNSASRFDPDHFDDFTIEQWDRHMAVNLRAPALLIRAFAAAIDDAGIDDAGIVVNMLDAKLASLNPDFLSYTVSKIGLAGLTELAARAYAPKLRVNAIAPAVTMVSGPQSRENFAKAHTLNPLGRGVEVAEIVATLRYIIATPTLNAQTITLDAGQRLLGLPRDVAYMVESE; encoded by the coding sequence ATGACCGCCCAGCCTCTCAACCGCAGCGCCATCGTCACCGGAGGTGCCAAGCGCATTGGGGCGGAGCTGGTCCGTGCGCTCGCCGCCGATGGCTGGCACGTCGTCATCCACTGCCACGCGTCGACCAGCGAGGCCGATGCGTTGCGCGACGAGCTGATCGCCGCGGGAGGCGCGGCGTCGGTCATCGCGTGTGATCTCATCGACCCCGACGCAACGGCGAAGATCGTTGCCGCCGCCGTCGCCGCCGCCCCGCCGGGGTTGCTCGTCAACAGCGCATCGCGCTTCGACCCCGACCACTTCGACGACTTCACCATCGAGCAATGGGACCGCCACATGGCGGTCAACCTCCGCGCCCCCGCGCTGCTGATCCGCGCCTTCGCCGCCGCGATCGACGATGCGGGGATCGACGACGCCGGGATCGTCGTCAACATGCTCGACGCCAAGCTCGCCAGTCTCAACCCCGATTTCCTGTCGTACACCGTCAGCAAGATCGGCCTCGCCGGGCTGACCGAGCTCGCCGCGCGCGCCTATGCCCCCAAGCTGCGCGTCAACGCGATCGCGCCGGCGGTGACGATGGTCAGCGGGCCGCAGTCGCGCGAGAATTTTGCCAAGGCGCACACGCTCAACCCGCTCGGCCGCGGGGTCGAGGTCGCCGAGATCGTCGCGACGCTGCGCTACATCATTGCCACGCCGACGTTGAACGCCCAGACGATCACCCTCGATGCCGGGCAGCGCCTGCTCGGCCTGCCGCGCGACGTGGCGTATATGGTGGAGTCCGAATGA